Below is a window of Candidatus Latescibacterota bacterium DNA.
GATGCCGTTGATCAGGGGAAGATAACGAAAGAACGTTATGAGAGTTATCTGAAGATACTTACCGAGCTTCCCGACAGGTTGGGTTGAGGGTTCGAAAAGGGGTAAAAAGGTAGAGCGGCTCGTGTGAACCGCTCCATAGGTAAGGAGAGATTGAAGGCGGTGGGATAGTTGATCCGCTCTCTACCCTTATTACGTAAATGCCGGGATTTGGTTCCAGAAAAAGTTTTTTTTCAGGAATAAAACTGACGAATTTTATCCGGCATGCCGGGGGCCACTTCGAAACGGAGAGAAAGATTGCTCAAAAAAATCGAAAAACGGGGTAAACTTTTTGTTGCCCGTCGGGCTTCATCTCTGTTCCATACGAGGAAGATGACCCCGGATGAGCTGGCGGAGGAGAGTATAGAGAATATCCTCGTGATCAGGCAGCATAACCAGATGGGTGATATGCTCTGTGCCGTTCCAGCGCTCCGTGGTATCCGGGATCGTTTCCCCGGGGCCAGGATCTCTCTGGTCGCCGCGCCGATCAACGCTCTCGTGATGAAAGGAAATCCGTACATCGACGAGATACTGACGTATTCCAAGGAGGGCCAGAAGAAAGATCCGCTCACCCTGCCGCGGTTTATCCGTTCTTTGAGGAGACGGAAATATGATCTGGCAATCGTCATGAGCACTGTATCTTTTTCGATAACGAGCATGTTGCTGGCAACATTGAGTGGTGCTCGCATAAGAGTCGGTTCGACGAGCAGGCCGTTCGGCCACGATCTGACTTCTTACTACTACAATCTAGAGTTGCCGTTGCCGTCAAAGGATGAACTGGAAATCATGCACGAAGCACGACACAATCTTTTTCCCCTGGAAGAAATCGGAGTCAGGGAGGATGACCTTAGATCGCTGATCGTACCGACAACCCA
It encodes the following:
- a CDS encoding glycosyltransferase family 9 protein, which codes for MLKKIEKRGKLFVARRASSLFHTRKMTPDELAEESIENILVIRQHNQMGDMLCAVPALRGIRDRFPGARISLVAAPINALVMKGNPYIDEILTYSKEGQKKDPLTLPRFIRSLRRRKYDLAIVMSTVSFSITSMLLATLSGARIRVGSTSRPFGHDLTSYYYNLELPLPSKDELEIMHEARHNLFPLEEIGVREDDLRSLIVPTTHDEKDCRNLKDVIDPERKGYMVIHPGAGKKQNIWPPARFAEVAAVLTEKYGFPVVAVRGPVDDDAFSTFLDESSHVPIVLSCPTTGLLAAMMRDAAVSLCNDTGVMHIAGAVGAGCVVVFGPTEPARWKPVNEEVIAVKADDGKVSSVKVAEVLVAAESLIG